A genomic region of Gimesia sp. contains the following coding sequences:
- a CDS encoding sigma-54 dependent transcriptional regulator, translated as MSEKQTPRILIADDEPLYLKTTGQLLRKAGFDCVCVSNAGAAIEKLEAEPFDLILSDLNMPGNLKLELLHQGRSNWPHIPLIVVTGVPSMPSAIESIRLGITDYLLKPVKYEDLLASVRRALAIPSRVFQRSESITAREQSELAKRFPKIVGASAPLMEILDIVDRIAETDVNVLITGESGTGKEVVAQTIHEHSLRSKENFQVIDCTAIPESLFESVLFGHVKGAFTGAVNDQEGLLKLADKGTAFFDEIGELPAASQSKLLRAIQESRFTPVGKSQAVQVDTRFVCATNRKLEAEVSAGRFRGDLYYRLGVIHIELPPLRDREDDVVLLAEHFLKQTLKKSGRALQFAPETLESLREYSWPGNIRELKNVIERAVALTRGATIERTELPESLLNPPADLQHDSSGVAEGSRDEAIENAEYQYLTALLERHEGNISQAAQQAGLSRQGLHKLLNKHNISAADFRS; from the coding sequence ATGAGTGAAAAGCAGACCCCGCGAATCCTGATTGCAGACGACGAACCGCTGTATCTGAAAACGACCGGGCAGTTGCTGCGCAAAGCCGGGTTTGACTGCGTTTGTGTTTCCAATGCGGGGGCCGCGATTGAAAAACTGGAAGCGGAGCCCTTCGATCTCATTCTGTCAGACCTGAATATGCCGGGCAATCTCAAGCTGGAACTGCTGCACCAGGGACGCAGTAACTGGCCGCACATTCCACTGATCGTGGTGACCGGCGTGCCTTCCATGCCCTCTGCGATTGAAAGTATCCGCCTGGGAATCACCGACTATCTGTTGAAGCCGGTGAAATATGAAGATCTGCTGGCGAGTGTCAGAAGGGCGCTGGCCATTCCGAGTCGTGTTTTCCAGCGGAGCGAGAGCATCACTGCCCGCGAACAGAGTGAATTAGCGAAGCGGTTTCCGAAGATCGTTGGGGCAAGTGCTCCACTGATGGAGATACTGGATATTGTCGATCGTATCGCCGAGACCGATGTCAATGTATTGATTACCGGAGAGAGTGGGACCGGAAAAGAGGTGGTCGCGCAGACCATTCATGAGCACAGTCTGCGCAGTAAGGAAAACTTTCAGGTCATCGATTGCACGGCGATTCCGGAATCCCTGTTCGAATCGGTGCTGTTTGGTCATGTGAAAGGGGCCTTTACAGGCGCGGTGAACGACCAGGAAGGCTTGCTGAAACTGGCCGACAAGGGGACGGCGTTCTTTGATGAAATCGGTGAGTTGCCGGCTGCGTCGCAGTCGAAGCTGTTACGGGCGATTCAGGAATCCCGTTTTACACCTGTGGGAAAAAGTCAGGCTGTGCAGGTCGATACGCGATTCGTCTGTGCCACTAATCGGAAGCTGGAAGCCGAAGTGAGTGCCGGTCGTTTCCGCGGCGATCTGTATTATCGTCTGGGAGTGATTCATATCGAACTGCCTCCCCTGCGCGATCGGGAAGATGACGTCGTCTTACTGGCCGAACATTTTCTGAAACAGACGCTGAAGAAAAGTGGTCGCGCGTTGCAGTTTGCCCCGGAGACCCTGGAGTCTCTGCGGGAATACTCCTGGCCGGGAAATATTCGGGAGTTGAAGAATGTGATCGAACGTGCCGTTGCGTTGACGCGTGGGGCGACGATTGAAAGGACCGAGCTTCCTGAATCACTACTTAACCCCCCGGCGGATCTCCAGCACGATTCCAGTGGCGTGGCCGAGGGATCGCGCGATGAGGCCATTGAAAACGCCGAGTATCAGTACCTGACCGCTTTACTGGAGAGGCATGAGGGGAATATCTCCCAGGCCGCGCAGCAGGCCGGTCTGTCGCGTCAGGGGCTGCATAAACTGCTGAACAAACACAATATTTCTGCAGCTGATTTTCGCTCGTAA